CTCGAGGTCTCGGGGATCGCTTCGGCGCCGAGGAGCCAACTGCGTCCCAGCCAGCCGAGACCCAGGAGCACGACGCCGATGATGAAGAGGATGCGAAGAGCTTTCATGGGCGGAGCCTACCCCAGCCCCCAGCTTGACAAGACGCCGGCCATGGGCGATCCGACGTTCATGGCTGTCCCGCTTCTCGACCTGCGTGCCCAATACGCGGAGATCGCCACGGAGGTCGATGAGGCCATCCGGCAGGTTGTCCAGGAACAACGCTTCGTCATGGGCGACGAGGTCTCGGCATTGGAGCAGGAGATCGCGGCCTACACCGGTGCGCGTCATGCGATCGGTTGTTCCTCCGGCTCCGACGCCTTGCTGCTCGCGCTCTGGGCCCGCGGCATCGGCCCGGGCGACGCCGTGCTCTGCCCCACCTACACCTTCTTCGCGACCGCAGGCTCGGTCTCGCGGCTGGGCGCGCGGCCCGTCTTCGTCGACATCGAGCCCGACACCTACAACCTGTGTCTGGAATCGGCCCGTCGCGTAGCGGCCGGCCGAACCGATCTGAAGGCCATCCTGCCGGTCGATCTCTACGGGCAGGCTGCGGACCTCCGGGGTACACACGAGCTGGCCGCCGAGCTGGGCATCGCTGTCATCGAAGACGCCGCCCAGGCCATCGGCAGCCGGGATGCGGATGGGCGGCGGGTCGGCTCCGCTTCCGAGCAGGTCTGCTTCAGCTTCTTCCCCAGCAAGAACCTCGGCGCCTACGGGGACGGCGGAATGGTCACGACCCAGAGCGACGAGCTGGCCAAGCGTGCCAGGCTGCTTCGCCTTCATGGCGGCGAGCCCAAGTACTACCACGAGATGGTCGGGATGAACTCGCGGCTCGATGCCCTGCAGGCGGCCATCCTGCGCGTGAAGCTCCGCTACCTCGAGGGCTGGCACGAGCGACGCCTCCAGAACGCGAACCACTACGACGACCTCTTCCGCGCGGCCGGCGCCCTCGATTCCCGGGTTTCGCTCGACGAAGATTCCGACCTGTCGTTGCGCTTCCCCGCGCGCAACGCCGAGCCTTCCCGCCACATCTTCAACCAATACGTCGTGCGCGTGCCCGCCGATCGCCGCGATGCGCTGCGAGAGCATCTCACCGCCCGGGAGATCGGCAGCGAGATCTACTACCCCATCCCTCTGCATCTCCAGGCGTGCTTCAAGGATCTCGGAGGCCAACCTGGCGATCTTCCGAATGCCGAGCGAGCCGCCAGGGAAACCGTCGCGCTCCCCGTCTTCCCCGAGCTCAGCAAGGCCCAGCGCGAAGCCGTCGCAGGAGCCGTGATCGAGTTCCTCTGAGTCGCTGGCGCGATCACGACCACACCCAGGGGAGCCTGCTGAAGGGGATCCTCACGCTCGCCCTGCCCTCCATCGTGACGTCTGTCGGCGCGATGGGTCTCTTCCAGATGGTCGATCTCTACTTCCTCGGCCAGCTGGGCCCGGAGGCATTGGCTGCGGCCGGCGCCACCAACCAGACCCTGCGCCAGATCATCTTCCTCCTGATCCTGGGTTTGATGACCGCCACCCAGATGTTCGTCGCACGCTCGGTAGGCGAAGGCAAAGTCGATCGCGCGGAGCACTTCGCGGGCCAGACCCTCCTGCTTGGCATCCTGATCTGGTTGATCGTGACATCCCTCGGATTGTTCGCGGGGCGAGCCCTGGTCAGCCTGATCGCCGTCGACCCCGAGGTCATCGAGCTCGGCACAGCCTACGTACGAATCGCCTTTCCTTTTCTGGCCACCGCGATCTTCGCCCAGCTCGGGGCTGCTGTGCTCGGGGGCGCCGGCGACACGACGACGCCAATGATCGCCAGCTTCGTACAGACACCACTCGCCTTGCTAGGCGAGTGGTGCTTCGGTTTCGGCCACCTGGGGGCACCCGCCCTGGGAATCGTCGGCATCGCCCTCGGAACCGGGCTCGGGGGAATCGCCGGCAGCCTCGTGCTGCTCTCCGCCCTCTTCCGCGGCCGCTCCCGCGTGCACCTACGCCTACACCACCTGCGGCCCGATCCCGGGACGATCGCGATCCTGCTGCAATCCTCCTGGCAGCCGGCCCTGCACATGCTCGCCCGCAGCACGCTCGTCGTCTTCTTCATGTTCCTGGCGGGCCGGCTGG
This window of the bacterium genome carries:
- a CDS encoding DegT/DnrJ/EryC1/StrS family aminotransferase, with protein sequence MAVPLLDLRAQYAEIATEVDEAIRQVVQEQRFVMGDEVSALEQEIAAYTGARHAIGCSSGSDALLLALWARGIGPGDAVLCPTYTFFATAGSVSRLGARPVFVDIEPDTYNLCLESARRVAAGRTDLKAILPVDLYGQAADLRGTHELAAELGIAVIEDAAQAIGSRDADGRRVGSASEQVCFSFFPSKNLGAYGDGGMVTTQSDELAKRARLLRLHGGEPKYYHEMVGMNSRLDALQAAILRVKLRYLEGWHERRLQNANHYDDLFRAAGALDSRVSLDEDSDLSLRFPARNAEPSRHIFNQYVVRVPADRRDALREHLTAREIGSEIYYPIPLHLQACFKDLGGQPGDLPNAERAARETVALPVFPELSKAQREAVAGAVIEFL
- a CDS encoding MATE family efflux transporter, with the protein product MTSVGAMGLFQMVDLYFLGQLGPEALAAAGATNQTLRQIIFLLILGLMTATQMFVARSVGEGKVDRAEHFAGQTLLLGILIWLIVTSLGLFAGRALVSLIAVDPEVIELGTAYVRIAFPFLATAIFAQLGAAVLGGAGDTTTPMIASFVQTPLALLGEWCFGFGHLGAPALGIVGIALGTGLGGIAGSLVLLSALFRGRSRVHLRLHHLRPDPGTIAILLQSSWQPALHMLARSTLVVFFMFLAGRLGGEVQAAYTIGLRIEMVPIMIAFPIANACATMVGQNLGAGSLDRAWHAIRISFAVELAAMWPIALAIFLLRHTLVSFFTKDPEVARIAAEFLVYSSIVLSFYGLYFASFRALQAAGDMRTPMLISISVAGGLAIPLALFLTQSAGYGATGMWIASLAYGLVNALLMIAWLATGRWARPHAKTSTTLPS